One Brassica napus cultivar Da-Ae chromosome C4, Da-Ae, whole genome shotgun sequence genomic region harbors:
- the LOC106392552 gene encoding uncharacterized protein LOC106392552 has product MMLNKIMVFLILRMVIPIVVGTFPGKSKPSDFHEQEIELRLKQLNKPAIKSIHSPDGDIIDCVWIYDQPAFDHPLFKNHTIQRRPRSNSIRDKTGGNKTYIIHQLWRTKGECPENTIPIRRTTRDDLIRSGSIKKYGRKSPPPTIYHTEGAQTEEVHEHTCVYVDYGQFHGSKSRISIWKPNVLRTREFSLAQTWVVNGDWDTGLNTLESGWQILHALYGDKNPRLFAYWTGDTYRETGCYNLDCPGFVQVSRHISLGAALNTFSTYNGEQYDFLLTIEKDQKTGLWWLKFETYLIGYWPSFIVPKLAASARKIAWGGEIVYYTSGRGTHTLTQMGSGHFAEKGFRKAAYFNSLEYIDTSNYPITPSPQNLEATVTRPECYNLQVGSSQRWGTYFFYGGPGRNPHCP; this is encoded by the exons ATCATGGTTTTCCTAATTCTCCGTATGGTCATACCAATTGTAGTCGGAACTTTTCCAGGAAAGAGCAAACCTTCCGATTTCCATGAGCAGGAAATCGAACTACGGTTGAAACAACTCAACAAACCGGCCATTAAATCCATCCAT AGTCCAGATGGAGATATAATTGATTGTGTATGGATCTACGACCAACCAGCTTTTGATCATCCTTTATTCAAAAACCACACCATTCAG AGGAGGCCAAGAAGTAACTCGATAAGGGACAAAACAGGAGGTAATAAGACATACATTATACACCAATTGTGGCGAACAAAAGGTGAATGTCCTGAGAACACTATTCCCATCAGAAGAACAACAAGAGATGATCTTATCAGATCAGGTTCCATCAAAAAGTATGGAAGAAAGAGTCCACCACCAACTATTTATCATACTGAAGGTGCTCAGACCGAGGAAGTTCATGAG CATACGTGTGTGTACGTGGACTATGGTCAGTTCCATGGCAGCAAGAGCCGTATAAGTATATGGAAACCAAATGTTCTAAGGACAAGAGAGTTTAGTTTGGCTCAAACATGGGTTGTTAATGGAGATTGGGACACTGGTTTGAACACTTTGGAGTCTGGTTGGCAG ATCTTGCATGCTTTGTATGGTGACAAAAACCCAAGACTTTTCGCTTATTGGACG GGCGATACATACCGAGAAACCGGATGTTACAATCTTGACTGTCCAGGCTTTGTTCAAGTAAGCAGACACATCTCCCTTGGTGCAGCTCTCAACACTTTCTCAACTTACAACGGTGAACAATACGACTTCCTTCTAACCATTGAGAAG GATCAAAAAACTGGACTTTGGTGGTTGAAGTTTGAGACATATCTAATCGGATACTGGCCAAGCTTTATAGTCCCCAAGCTAGCAGCCTCGGCACGAAAGATCGCATGGGGAGGTGAGATTGTGTATTACACTAGTGGCCGGGGGACACATACGCTTACGCAAATGGGGAGTGGCCATTTTGCAGAGAAAGGGTTTAGGAAGGCTGCTTACTTCAATAGCTTAGAGTACATAGATACTTCTAACTATCCGATTACACCCTCTCCACAAAATCTTGAAGCTACTGTGACTCGGCCTGAATGCTATAACCTTCAAGTTGGCTCTAGCCAGAGGTGGGGAACTTACTTTTTCTATGGTGGACCTGGTCGCAATCCTCATTGTCCATGA
- the LOC106395217 gene encoding uncharacterized protein LOC106395217, with protein MGMAGYTVALMMIGVIISPCLYGKEFSDHQEIKVQRLLKRLNKHALISINSEDGDIIDCVPIHSQPAFDHPLLKNHTIQMRPSFIPESTSTYTKKKINATQVWNKNGRCPINTVPIRRIKKEDILRSKSIENFGKKTMTPGILLYGSSSVLEDDPSIGHEYAVMNAMNGLYFGTQFSVNIWKPQVQVRNEFSLAQTWLSSGAGTALNTIEAGLQVYPGKYGDNNVRLFVYWTADGYQRTGCYNTDCPGFVQRSSLVTVGGAYTTVSEYNGNQYELSMLIWKDSGNWWLRIGEELVGYWPGELFNSIGSGATRALWGGEIINAKTGGQHTATDMGSGHFADEGFGKASFFRSLMTVDGSNTLREAQGLYPQITNSNCYNVKAGDAGTTWGVYFFYGGPGLNARCP; from the exons ATGGGAATGGCCGGTTACACAGTAGCACTGATGATGATAGGAGTGATTATCTCTCCTTGTCTCTATGGAAAAGAGTTCTCCGATCACCAGGAAATCAAAGTACAAAGACTTTTGAAGCGGCTCAACAAGCATGCTCTTATATCCattaat AGCGAAGATGGTGATATAATAGATTGTGTTCCTATACATAGTCAACCAGCTTTTGATCATCCTCTACTTAAAAATCACACCATCCAG ATGAGACCGAGCTTTATACCGGAAAGTACATCTACGTACACCAAGAAAAAGATAAACGCTACTCAGGTATGGAACAAAAATGGAAGATGCCCTATAAATACAGTTCCGATAAGAAGAATAAAGAAAGAAGATATCTTACGATCAAAATCCATTGAGAATTTTGGGAAAAAGACGATGACTCCAGGCATCCTTTTATATGGTTCAAGTAGTGTTCTTGAAGATGATCCAAGTATAGGCCATGAG TACGCGGTCATGAATGCCATGAACGGATTGTATTTCGGGACACAATTTTCAGTGAATATCTGGAAACCACAAGTTCAAGTTCGCAACGAGTTCAGCTTGGCTCAGACTTGGCTCTCGTCTGGAGCTGGCACTGCTCTTAACACAATTGAAGCTGGTTTGCAG GTTTATCCAGGAAAATATGGTGATAATAATGTAAGATTATTTGTTTACTGGACG GCCGATGGATACCAAAGGACAGGGTGCTACAACACCGACTGCCCAGGTTTCGTTCAAAGGAGCAGTCTTGTCACAGTAGGTGGAGCCTACACCACCGTCTCAGAATACAACGGAAATCAATACGAGCTCTCCATGCTTATATGGAAG GACAGCGGAAACTGGTGGCTACGGATAGGTGAAGAGCTCGTCGGGTACTGGCCTGGCGAGTTATTCAATTCTATAGGAAGTGGAGCTACGAGAGCTCTATGGGGAGGTGAAATCATTAACGCGAAGACTGGTGGGCAACACACTGCCACGGACATGGGAAGTGGACATTTTGCAGATGAAGGTTTTGGGAAAGCGAGCTTTTTCAGGAGTCTTATGACGGTCGATGGATCCAATACTCTGAGAGAAGCACAAGGACTTTACCCCCAGATTACCAATTCTAACTGTTACAACGTTAAGGCAGGAGATGCTGGAACTACCTGGGGGGTTTATTTCTTTTACGGTGGCCCTGGCCTGAACGCGAGATGCCCTTGA